In a single window of the candidate division WOR-3 bacterium genome:
- the phoU gene encoding phosphate signaling complex protein PhoU — MLLVEEKLTSLKKSLIQYASLVESMITKSLHGLLKRDGEVLKELINKYEPWTNDLELEIEENAVSFIAQYEPKAKDLRTVLMILKINNDLERIGDHVANIAESALFLIERPPVKPLIDIPKMAEIVGKMVRESITAFMNEDSSLAKNVCEQDAIVDNLLEQIIRELITYMMSDPKTIERSMHLIRIGHNLERIADLSTNIGEDVIFIVDGKVIKHGRGEG; from the coding sequence ATGTTATTGGTAGAAGAAAAACTTACTAGCCTAAAGAAATCCCTAATTCAATACGCCAGTCTGGTTGAAAGTATGATTACCAAGAGTCTGCATGGTCTCTTAAAGCGCGATGGCGAAGTGCTTAAAGAACTTATTAACAAATACGAACCCTGGACTAATGATTTAGAGTTAGAGATCGAAGAGAACGCTGTGAGCTTTATTGCCCAATATGAGCCTAAGGCTAAGGACTTAAGAACAGTCCTAATGATTCTGAAGATTAATAACGACTTAGAACGAATTGGGGATCATGTGGCCAATATTGCCGAGAGTGCTCTGTTTCTAATTGAGCGACCACCGGTTAAGCCGCTAATCGATATTCCCAAGATGGCCGAGATCGTTGGCAAGATGGTGCGGGAAAGTATTACGGCATTTATGAACGAGGATTCAAGTTTAGCGAAAAATGTATGCGAACAGGACGCAATTGTTGATAATCTCTTAGAACAGATTATTCGGGAACTTATCACTTATATGATGTCTGATCCCAAGACTATTGAACGCTCTATGCATCTGATTAGAATCGGTCATAATTTAGAACGGATTGCCGACCTTTCTACGAATATCGGTGAAGATGTGATCTTTATTGTTGATGGTAAGGTCATTAAACACGGCCGTGGCGAAGGATAA
- a CDS encoding arsenate reductase ArsC, giving the protein MRTKKKVLFICTHNSARSQMAEGLLNYLYGDKYEAYSAGTKPTVVNPYAIRVMHEIGIDITHHRSKSVQEFFDQDIDYVVTVCDHANETCPFFPGGRIKMHQGFKDPSSNGGSEEEILNEFRKIRDEIKNWLIETFGKYRH; this is encoded by the coding sequence ATGAGAACGAAAAAGAAGGTTTTATTCATATGTACTCACAACTCGGCTCGCTCCCAAATGGCTGAGGGACTGCTTAATTATCTTTATGGCGACAAATATGAGGCATACAGCGCCGGGACAAAGCCAACTGTAGTCAATCCCTATGCAATAAGAGTAATGCATGAGATCGGGATTGATATTACTCACCACCGGTCTAAAAGCGTCCAGGAATTTTTCGACCAGGATATTGATTATGTTGTAACAGTTTGCGATCACGCCAATGAAACTTGTCCATTTTTTCCAGGTGGACGAATAAAAATGCATCAAGGGTTTAAAGATCCATCAAGTAATGGGGGTAGTGAGGAAGAAATTTTAAATGAATTTCGAAAAATACGGGACGAAATTAAAAATTGGTTAATCGAAACTTTTGGAAAGTATAGGCATTAA
- the pstB gene encoding phosphate ABC transporter ATP-binding protein PstB has product MVAERNNYQNSCDVLCVKDLNLWFGEKHVLKNINMIAPRKKLTAIIGPSGCGKSTLIRCFNRMNDLIPNAKITGSILIDGQDIYSDKIDVYELRMKVGMVFQKPNPFPKSILENVLFGLKIQGKFSKSQMLEKAEKSLRDAWLWDEVKDRLHDNAFSLSGGQQQRLCIARALATDPEILLLDEPTSALDPQSTAKIEELLVSLKDTITIIQVTHNIAQAARISDYTAFIYLGELIEFDETKKIVTTPKDKRTEAYLTGKFG; this is encoded by the coding sequence ATGGTAGCCGAGAGAAATAATTATCAGAATAGTTGTGATGTTTTATGTGTTAAGGATCTAAACTTATGGTTTGGGGAAAAGCACGTCTTAAAAAACATTAATATGATTGCGCCGCGCAAAAAATTGACCGCGATTATTGGTCCTTCGGGTTGTGGTAAATCTACCTTGATTCGGTGCTTTAACCGGATGAACGATTTGATTCCCAATGCCAAAATTACCGGTAGTATCCTTATCGACGGTCAAGATATCTATTCCGATAAAATTGATGTTTACGAACTACGCATGAAGGTTGGTATGGTCTTTCAGAAGCCTAATCCGTTCCCTAAATCAATTTTAGAAAATGTGCTATTTGGACTTAAGATTCAGGGTAAATTTTCTAAATCCCAGATGCTTGAGAAAGCCGAAAAGAGTCTTCGGGATGCTTGGTTGTGGGATGAGGTCAAGGACCGACTTCACGACAATGCCTTTAGTCTTTCCGGTGGTCAACAGCAAAGATTATGCATCGCCCGAGCTCTAGCTACAGATCCCGAGATTTTGCTTCTAGACGAACCAACTTCGGCTTTAGATCCGCAATCTACCGCCAAAATTGAGGAACTACTAGTTAGCTTAAAGGACACAATAACAATTATTCAAGTAACCCATAATATTGCCCAAGCGGCCCGGATCTCTGATTATACAGCATTTATCTATTTAGGCGAGCTAATTGAGTTTGATGAGACCAAAAAAATTGTCACAACCCCAAAGGATAAACGAACCGAAGCTTATCTAACCGGTAAGTTCGGATAA
- a CDS encoding PstS family phosphate ABC transporter substrate-binding protein, with protein sequence MRYLSSLLSIILCVINASALYGAQKTITIAGSTTVLPIAQKCAEAYMDITPKVNISIRGGGSGVGIAALISKTVDIANSSRPIKDKELNTARQKGVNPYGTVIALDGIAVVVHPQNPVNEISLKVLKDIYTGKITNWKALGGPDQEIVVISRDVASGTFEVFKEKVLGGEKVKDDALMLASNKAVATTVKDTRGAIGYIGLGYLTEDVKVLKVEGILPNAEAVRNGKYKIARPLYMYTNGAPKGLVKDFIDFILSPNGQKLVADAGFIPLN encoded by the coding sequence ATGAGATACCTTAGTAGTTTATTGAGCATTATTTTGTGTGTGATTAACGCATCAGCTCTATATGGTGCCCAAAAAACAATTACCATCGCCGGTTCCACAACGGTGCTACCAATTGCTCAGAAGTGTGCTGAAGCTTATATGGATATAACCCCCAAAGTTAATATTAGTATTCGAGGTGGCGGTTCTGGTGTTGGGATTGCGGCGTTAATTTCTAAAACAGTTGATATCGCTAATTCGTCTCGTCCCATTAAGGACAAAGAGCTTAATACGGCACGGCAGAAAGGTGTAAACCCCTATGGAACTGTGATTGCCCTAGACGGGATTGCCGTTGTTGTTCATCCTCAGAATCCTGTTAATGAAATATCGCTTAAGGTTCTGAAAGATATTTATACTGGTAAAATTACCAACTGGAAAGCTCTCGGTGGACCAGATCAAGAAATTGTTGTTATTTCCCGCGATGTTGCTTCTGGTACCTTTGAGGTTTTTAAGGAAAAAGTTTTGGGTGGTGAAAAGGTGAAAGACGATGCCTTGATGCTCGCTTCTAATAAAGCGGTGGCGACTACTGTTAAGGATACCCGAGGTGCTATTGGTTATATTGGATTAGGATATCTTACTGAGGATGTTAAGGTCTTAAAAGTTGAAGGAATCTTACCGAACGCTGAGGCGGTTCGTAATGGCAAATATAAGATTGCGCGTCCCCTGTATATGTATACCAACGGTGCGCCCAAGGGGCTTGTCAAAGACTTTATCGATTTTATCTTATCACCGAATGGTCAAAAATTGGTGGCTGATGCTGGATTTATCCCTTTAAATTAA
- the pstA gene encoding phosphate ABC transporter permease PstA, which produces MRLKRQIFQVFWLNLIRLAIFIAILFLLAFLIMIFVPGSKVLSLSFLLESPREGMTEGGIFPAILGTLYLVILTIIFAFPLGVFSAIYLAEYAPKGYLVNLVRTAINTLAGIPSIVFGLFGLAVFVNLFGFGVSLLSGALTLGILVLPIIINASEEAIHTVPDSFRQAAYALGATKRQVITKVVLPTALPNILTGAIISVGRAAGETAPILFTAATFYTRKLPTSIMDEVMALPYHIYALMTEGTAPQRQVPIAYGTAVVLLALVLFVNLIAIIIRYRMRMKKKW; this is translated from the coding sequence ATGAGGCTCAAGCGTCAAATATTTCAAGTTTTCTGGCTAAATCTAATTAGGTTAGCAATTTTTATTGCAATCTTATTTCTTTTAGCATTTTTGATAATGATCTTTGTTCCGGGTAGTAAGGTTCTGTCTTTGTCGTTTCTTTTAGAATCGCCCCGGGAAGGAATGACCGAGGGTGGTATTTTCCCAGCAATTTTGGGAACTTTATATTTAGTTATTTTAACAATTATTTTTGCCTTTCCGTTAGGGGTTTTTTCGGCGATTTATCTTGCCGAATATGCCCCGAAGGGTTATTTAGTAAATCTAGTCCGAACCGCAATCAACACCCTGGCCGGTATTCCTTCGATTGTTTTTGGACTTTTTGGGTTAGCAGTATTTGTGAATCTGTTCGGATTTGGAGTTTCGTTACTTTCCGGCGCTTTAACCTTAGGAATATTAGTGCTACCGATTATCATTAATGCCAGTGAAGAGGCGATTCATACCGTGCCGGATAGTTTTCGACAAGCCGCGTACGCCTTAGGTGCCACTAAGCGCCAGGTAATCACCAAGGTTGTTTTACCAACTGCTTTACCAAATATTCTGACAGGTGCAATTATTAGTGTTGGTCGGGCAGCTGGTGAGACAGCACCAATTCTTTTTACCGCAGCAACCTTTTATACCCGAAAACTACCAACTTCGATTATGGATGAGGTGATGGCCCTGCCGTATCATATTTATGCTTTAATGACCGAGGGCACGGCGCCCCAAAGACAAGTTCCGATTGCTTATGGTACAGCAGTGGTGCTTTTAGCTTTGGTCTTGTTTGTTAATCTAATTGCCATTATAATTAGATACCGAATGAGGATGAAGAAAAAATGGTAG
- the pstC gene encoding phosphate ABC transporter permease subunit PstC, which yields MKLKESLFRTIASFCAFSSIIFLLAIIVSIFKEGLPIFKSYGVLRFLFTTSWHPTHEEPTFGILALIIGSLAVTAGSLIVAVPLGVGSAIYLSEIANIKTRELLKPFVELLASIPSVIYGLFGMAFLAPVIMKIFKLSTGLNLFTASIVLGIMIVPIIASISEDVMSALPQDLREASYALGANKWETISRVILPAAKSGIFASIILGFGRAIGETMLVLMVAGGAAIIPKSIFSPVRPMTSAIAAEMGETIVGSEHYHALFGIAIVLFIITFVSNIITELVRRRVMREFNL from the coding sequence ATGAAACTAAAAGAAAGTTTGTTTCGGACGATCGCAAGTTTTTGCGCATTTTCTTCGATCATTTTCCTTCTTGCGATTATTGTTTCAATTTTTAAAGAAGGATTGCCCATTTTTAAATCTTATGGAGTTTTAAGATTTCTCTTTACCACTAGTTGGCATCCCACGCATGAAGAGCCAACTTTTGGAATCTTAGCCTTAATTATTGGCTCATTGGCGGTAACGGCGGGGTCATTAATCGTTGCCGTGCCTTTAGGAGTAGGCTCAGCGATTTATCTCTCAGAGATTGCTAATATTAAGACCCGTGAGCTTCTTAAACCATTTGTGGAACTTTTAGCTAGTATTCCCTCGGTGATTTATGGACTGTTTGGCATGGCATTTTTAGCACCAGTGATAATGAAGATCTTTAAACTTTCGACCGGACTAAATTTATTTACGGCGTCGATTGTGTTAGGGATAATGATTGTGCCGATAATTGCGAGTATTTCTGAGGATGTAATGTCGGCATTGCCTCAAGATTTACGAGAGGCCTCGTATGCCTTAGGTGCTAATAAGTGGGAAACAATATCGCGAGTTATTCTGCCAGCTGCTAAGTCCGGCATTTTTGCAAGTATTATCTTAGGCTTTGGTCGAGCGATCGGCGAGACGATGTTGGTCCTTATGGTTGCCGGTGGTGCCGCAATCATTCCCAAATCAATTTTTTCACCAGTTCGACCCATGACTTCAGCTATCGCCGCAGAAATGGGGGAGACGATTGTGGGCAGTGAGCATTATCATGCGTTATTTGGAATTGCGATTGTGTTATTTATCATTACTTTTGTTTCCAATATTATTACCGAACTTGTAAGACGTCGGGTAATGCGGGAATTTAATCTATGA
- a CDS encoding CNNM domain-containing protein — MSEFFLGIIAVLLQGLFAGTETAYTKVHWVRLLNYAQNPKLNPVIRKGANIAQILLNHKEQILITTLIFTNIFTVLSSVSFTRFFLHYLGNWAVSLAVVFAASLSITIGDFFPKILAQTAPEYWAIFTAPLIKTFKFLACFYPFAKTSHTFTTSRDDFIKLLEQKTEPEINLVTKIAKAFFTFSQLTVKEILVPKEKIVALRENDSLREIKKLISKFRYSRYPVYYKNKNEVVGIVHIKDIIYGLKSKRFSLKKIIRPPYRIGSDTKATVVLQEMTQRGEHLAVVENELGEMLGIVTLEDLLEELVGEIRSEA, encoded by the coding sequence ATGAGTGAATTTTTCTTGGGAATTATTGCGGTTTTGTTACAGGGCCTTTTCGCCGGCACCGAAACTGCCTATACCAAGGTTCACTGGGTGCGATTGCTTAATTATGCTCAAAATCCCAAACTTAATCCGGTTATTAGAAAAGGAGCTAATATCGCTCAAATACTTCTTAATCACAAAGAACAGATTTTGATTACAACTTTGATCTTCACCAACATTTTTACCGTTTTATCTTCGGTGTCGTTCACAAGGTTTTTCCTTCATTATTTGGGTAACTGGGCAGTCTCTTTAGCTGTAGTCTTTGCAGCTAGCTTGTCGATAACAATTGGCGATTTTTTTCCGAAAATTTTAGCTCAAACAGCTCCCGAGTATTGGGCAATTTTTACGGCTCCTCTAATAAAAACTTTCAAGTTTCTTGCCTGCTTTTATCCATTTGCAAAAACTTCCCACACCTTTACTACCTCTAGGGACGATTTTATTAAACTTTTAGAGCAGAAAACTGAACCCGAAATAAATTTAGTTACTAAAATTGCTAAGGCTTTTTTCACGTTTTCTCAGCTGACCGTTAAAGAAATTCTTGTGCCCAAAGAAAAAATTGTGGCTCTTCGAGAAAATGATTCACTCCGCGAAATTAAAAAACTTATAAGTAAATTCCGGTATTCCCGTTATCCAGTATATTATAAAAACAAAAATGAAGTTGTAGGTATTGTTCATATTAAAGATATTATCTATGGGCTAAAAAGTAAAAGATTTAGCCTAAAAAAAATTATCCGGCCACCCTATCGAATTGGTTCTGACACCAAAGCCACGGTAGTACTTCAGGAGATGACGCAGCGTGGCGAACACTTGGCTGTCGTTGAAAATGAATTAGGAGAAATGTTGGGAATTGTCACCTTAGAAGATTTACTTGAAGAATTAGTTGGAGAAATTCGAAGTGAAGCCTAA
- a CDS encoding ATP-binding protein encodes MPTKLIRRFLVYYIVFILVLYGVLHFFLHKENRRQQINLFTNRAKEITEILRVHLKPLVIQQNKTRLNAEIREIAERLNLRLAIIDANGQIIASSESIHAILPQKVFTPEFVQAVKFGEGRAIRKDANQKITWLYYVLSMQENDKNWGFVRIGMRLDRIPFKIPNIIWGLFTICILFGATVIFLYLTFPIRKIIDSLHKMAAGEVLTRSLTRRKDELGIINELINELNERMHDLIRSASAEKEELRLLISTISIGLIVLDERGKIVASNDSFRKIIGDVDIIERYYWEIINAPQFEWFIKELKNKSLFTQEFTHNDRIYLLTGNVIQRHPEKYIIAFNDITDIKKLSEMKSELIINVSHELKTPLTSLKGSIETLKEKATKYQMPFIKIMERNINRMIKIVEDLLLSALLEHQVQVDEQLEIRQINLTSLLRELRGLFKDKLKEKKLKLKINIAREARIIYGDLFLIEEMFMNLIDNAIKYNVENGQIAVEITQENNTITIVVEDTGIGIPKEHLLRIFERFYVVDKARSRTLGGTGLGLAIVKQIVLRHQGEISVTSEVGKGTRFVIKLPQLKQL; translated from the coding sequence ATGCCCACTAAGCTTATAAGGCGGTTTTTAGTTTATTACATAGTATTTATTCTAGTTCTATATGGTGTTTTACATTTTTTTTTGCATAAAGAAAATAGAAGACAGCAAATTAATTTATTTACTAACAGAGCTAAGGAGATTACTGAAATACTTAGAGTTCATCTTAAGCCCCTCGTTATTCAGCAAAATAAAACGAGATTAAATGCCGAAATAAGAGAAATCGCCGAACGATTAAACCTTCGCTTAGCAATCATAGATGCTAATGGACAAATAATCGCATCGTCAGAAAGTATTCATGCTATCTTGCCGCAAAAGGTTTTTACCCCAGAATTTGTCCAAGCGGTAAAATTCGGCGAAGGACGAGCAATTCGAAAGGATGCCAACCAAAAAATAACCTGGTTATATTATGTATTATCGATGCAGGAAAACGACAAAAATTGGGGATTTGTGAGAATTGGTATGCGTCTTGATCGTATCCCGTTTAAAATCCCCAATATAATCTGGGGGCTTTTTACAATTTGTATATTATTTGGGGCGACAGTGATTTTTTTGTACCTTACCTTTCCGATCAGAAAAATAATTGATTCATTACATAAAATGGCGGCTGGTGAAGTCTTAACACGAAGTCTTACAAGAAGAAAAGACGAATTAGGGATTATAAATGAATTGATAAATGAATTAAACGAGAGAATGCACGATTTAATACGCTCCGCTAGTGCCGAGAAAGAAGAACTAAGATTACTTATTTCTACGATTAGTATTGGCCTAATAGTATTAGATGAGCGGGGGAAAATTGTAGCAAGTAACGATAGTTTTAGAAAAATAATTGGGGATGTAGACATTATTGAAAGATATTATTGGGAAATTATTAATGCTCCGCAGTTTGAATGGTTCATTAAAGAATTAAAAAATAAATCATTATTTACCCAGGAGTTTACACATAACGATCGGATATATCTATTAACCGGGAATGTTATTCAAAGGCATCCCGAAAAGTATATTATTGCCTTTAACGATATAACAGATATTAAAAAGCTATCAGAAATGAAATCCGAGCTTATTATTAATGTCTCCCATGAACTGAAAACTCCATTGACCAGTCTTAAAGGTTCTATTGAGACCTTAAAAGAAAAAGCAACTAAGTATCAAATGCCGTTCATAAAAATTATGGAACGGAATATCAACCGAATGATAAAAATTGTTGAAGACCTTTTGTTAAGTGCTTTATTAGAACACCAGGTACAGGTAGATGAACAACTCGAGATAAGGCAAATAAATTTAACTTCTTTACTAAGGGAATTAAGGGGGCTTTTTAAGGATAAACTAAAAGAAAAAAAATTAAAACTTAAAATAAATATTGCCCGAGAGGCTAGAATCATTTACGGTGATTTATTTTTGATTGAAGAAATGTTTATGAACTTGATAGATAATGCTATTAAATACAATGTAGAAAACGGACAAATTGCTGTGGAGATTACCCAAGAAAATAATACCATTACAATTGTTGTTGAAGATACAGGGATAGGTATCCCCAAAGAGCATTTATTAAGAATTTTTGAACGATTTTATGTAGTAGATAAGGCTCGTTCGCGAACTTTGGGCGGTACCGGTTTGGGTTTAGCTATTGTTAAGCAAATTGTTTTAAGACACCAGGGTGAAATTAGTGTTACAAGCGAAGTAGGTAAAGGTACCAGGTTTGTGATTAAATTGCCTCAATTAAAACAATTATGA
- a CDS encoding T9SS type A sorting domain-containing protein, with product MLHIVLVIITALTSPLTLSESVTKGGGGPDAYGYRYIDNDTVAPNAPVFRWIDITNVGTRVTGLMDDNVVGPFPIGFSFPYYWYRVNSFYVSSNGYISFSDNFNGAHPFSNVPNPARPNDIVAPLMSDLDFSAAPGGDSARCYYWTNPNHDTCVISYINVRWWNMPTSRCTFQIILSRPDSSITFQYKRIVGTPYQGWSPTNNTTGIENVSGTVGLSYLNGLVPSQNTLHETLAVKFYPPESTSFAVTDVGILYAMNPNSGGFFILNNTPKTLWAKVKNSGNQPVSACTVFCRVRNAANTVVHSSSVVIPQMSPAQIESVNFTPWTPTATGVYRSTFRAKISGDMYAGNDSVTIETRVITLPTEIAFDDGVYDYGTTWSGNTGGMGIKFTPPVYPCRITSARAYLYYSTSPVTCTLWVLKDDGPNGTPGTVLGRGNINVNATTPTWYTINLDATINSGSFFVGVTSNGNQEPVYCMDTSFPISRQTWEYTGSWAPYRSADEYDAMMRATIALGAGIAELYPSGNYYYQPALLVSPNPFTQETKIWLVGKSLKNQVVGIYDIRGELVTTLTANNEFITWDGRNQKGEKLARGVYFARLNTDVSLKPVKLLLLK from the coding sequence ATGCTACACATTGTATTAGTTATTATTACGGCCCTAACTAGTCCGTTGACTCTTTCGGAGTCTGTGACCAAAGGTGGCGGTGGTCCGGATGCCTATGGTTATCGCTATATCGATAATGATACTGTGGCACCAAATGCCCCGGTCTTTCGCTGGATTGATATCACGAATGTTGGCACGCGTGTCACTGGACTGATGGATGATAATGTGGTTGGACCGTTTCCCATCGGATTTAGTTTTCCGTATTATTGGTATCGAGTCAATAGCTTTTATGTGAGTTCTAATGGTTATATTTCGTTTAGTGACAACTTTAATGGTGCCCATCCGTTCAGCAATGTGCCGAATCCGGCACGGCCGAACGATATTGTTGCGCCGTTAATGTCGGATTTAGATTTTTCTGCCGCACCCGGTGGTGATTCGGCCCGGTGTTATTACTGGACCAATCCCAATCATGATACTTGTGTGATTTCCTATATTAATGTGCGATGGTGGAATATGCCGACATCTCGTTGTACCTTTCAGATTATTCTTTCACGACCGGATAGTTCAATTACCTTCCAGTATAAGCGCATTGTCGGCACACCGTATCAAGGTTGGTCACCAACTAATAACACCACAGGTATTGAAAATGTCTCAGGAACGGTTGGACTTAGTTATCTAAATGGCCTTGTGCCTTCCCAAAATACGCTGCACGAAACCTTAGCCGTTAAGTTTTATCCTCCAGAAAGCACTAGTTTTGCCGTGACCGATGTTGGCATTTTATATGCGATGAATCCGAACTCCGGTGGCTTCTTTATTCTTAACAATACCCCTAAGACCTTATGGGCTAAGGTCAAAAATAGTGGTAATCAGCCGGTTAGTGCCTGTACGGTATTCTGTCGGGTCCGTAATGCTGCCAATACAGTTGTTCACTCCTCTAGTGTTGTGATTCCTCAGATGAGTCCGGCGCAGATCGAGTCAGTCAATTTTACCCCTTGGACGCCAACTGCGACTGGAGTTTATCGTAGCACTTTCCGAGCTAAAATTTCCGGCGATATGTACGCCGGAAATGACTCGGTGACTATCGAAACCCGGGTTATTACGTTGCCGACGGAAATTGCGTTTGATGATGGCGTATATGATTATGGCACCACTTGGTCCGGAAATACCGGTGGCATGGGAATTAAATTTACCCCGCCGGTTTATCCTTGTCGAATCACTAGTGCCCGGGCCTATCTATATTATTCGACATCACCGGTAACTTGCACGTTGTGGGTCTTAAAAGACGATGGTCCCAACGGTACACCGGGTACGGTGCTCGGTCGGGGTAACATTAATGTCAATGCCACAACACCAACTTGGTATACGATTAATCTTGATGCCACAATAAACTCCGGCTCGTTCTTTGTGGGAGTAACCTCGAATGGTAATCAGGAACCCGTATACTGTATGGATACTTCGTTTCCAATTTCCCGACAAACCTGGGAGTACACCGGCTCCTGGGCACCTTACCGGTCAGCTGATGAATACGATGCGATGATGCGGGCCACTATTGCCCTGGGTGCTGGAATTGCGGAACTTTATCCATCCGGCAATTATTATTATCAGCCAGCACTTTTAGTGTCGCCTAACCCATTTACTCAAGAGACTAAAATTTGGTTAGTTGGCAAATCTCTTAAGAACCAAGTAGTTGGGATTTATGATATCAGGGGCGAACTAGTAACTACTCTTACGGCTAATAATGAGTTTATCACTTGGGATGGTCGCAATCAAAAAGGAGAGAAACTAGCACGCGGTGTCTATTTTGCGCGGCTAAATACGGATGTTTCGTTAAAACCGGTAAAACTCTTGCTCTTAAAGTAA
- the recO gene encoding DNA repair protein RecO — MPRIIKTTGIVLNVQRWRETSKLVTIFTEDYGKLIFLAKGARRLKSQFGGALEVFNRCVVIFYHSERKTIYTLSSAYLLEDFSSLKSITKFIPGYELLEIILRGTKLEEPSFKLYNLLLSALRILNQNNRFISKHLQSFLASYYLKAISILGYRPELNQCVKCRLKNINYFSISAGGAICNTERHPELQDLVPAHVIKPMRFLLTHSLTSAFKLQIPEETFKLIHRYCEYYLETQLAGAFDVFFDAGDKK; from the coding sequence GTGCCTAGAATCATAAAAACTACGGGTATTGTGCTAAATGTTCAGCGCTGGAGAGAGACAAGTAAATTGGTCACAATTTTTACTGAAGATTACGGGAAATTGATCTTTTTAGCCAAAGGTGCCCGAAGGCTTAAAAGTCAGTTCGGTGGTGCCCTAGAGGTCTTTAATCGATGTGTAGTAATTTTTTACCATTCAGAACGCAAAACAATATATACTTTATCGAGCGCTTATCTGCTAGAAGATTTCTCGTCCCTTAAATCTATTACCAAATTTATTCCTGGTTATGAGTTGCTAGAAATTATCCTGCGCGGTACTAAGTTGGAAGAACCAAGTTTTAAACTTTATAATCTGCTCCTAAGTGCGCTTAGAATATTAAACCAAAATAACCGTTTCATCTCCAAACATCTACAGTCATTTTTGGCAAGTTATTATCTTAAGGCTATTAGTATTTTAGGTTATCGACCCGAACTTAATCAGTGTGTCAAATGCCGGCTAAAAAATATAAACTATTTTAGTATCTCGGCCGGTGGAGCAATTTGTAATACTGAACGCCATCCAGAATTACAAGATCTTGTGCCCGCTCATGTGATAAAGCCGATGAGGTTTCTTTTAACTCACAGTTTAACTAGTGCCTTTAAATTACAAATACCTGAGGAAACTTTTAAGCTTATACATCGTTATTGTGAATATTATTTAGAAACTCAGCTAGCCGGGGCGTTTGATGTCTTTTTTGATGCCGGTGATAAAAAATAA